Genomic DNA from Paenibacillus borealis:
CTTAGGGAGGGGACGCTGTAATGACCGAACTCGAGCAAACATCGCCCGGTCGTGCCACCCTGATCATCATTACAGGCATGTCCGGAGCAGGCAAGACGATTGCAGTGCAGAGCCTGGAGGATCTCGGCTTCTTCTGCGTCGATAATCTTCCGCCTGTGCTGATCCCGAAGTTCGCCGAACTGATTGAGCAGTCCAAAGGCAAAATCGCCAAGGTAGCGCTCGTGATCGACCTTAGGGGGCGGGAATTCTTCACCGCTCTGTCGGAGTCTCTGGCCTATATCAAGGACGAGTCGACCATAGGCTTTGAGATCCTGTTCCTGGATGCAACAGATTCAGTGCTTGTACAACGTTACAAAGAGAGCCGGCGTCATCACCCGCTTGCTCCCAAGGGGATGCCGCTTGACGGTATCCGGATGGAGCGGCAGATGCTGGAGGAACTGAAGAATTCAGCTACCCTGTGTCTGGATACCAGCAGTATGAAGCCGGCACAGCTTAAAGAAAAAATTATTTCACGGTTCTCCCATCTCGGAAAAAGCACCCTCTCCGTTAACATTACTTCGTTTGGGTTCAAGTATGGTATTCCGATTGATGCTGACCTGGTGTTCGATGTCCGCTTCCTGCCTAATCCGCATTATGTGGATCAGCTGCGGCCCAAGACAGGCCAAGACA
This window encodes:
- the rapZ gene encoding RNase adapter RapZ, which gives rise to MTELEQTSPGRATLIIITGMSGAGKTIAVQSLEDLGFFCVDNLPPVLIPKFAELIEQSKGKIAKVALVIDLRGREFFTALSESLAYIKDESTIGFEILFLDATDSVLVQRYKESRRHHPLAPKGMPLDGIRMERQMLEELKNSATLCLDTSSMKPAQLKEKIISRFSHLGKSTLSVNITSFGFKYGIPIDADLVFDVRFLPNPHYVDQLRPKTGQDNDVYDYVMKWPETQTFLTKLLDMLQFLIPQYRKEGKSQIIIGIGCTGGKHRSVAIAEYLGKMLGVSETESVAVSHRDSERDRH